In a genomic window of Halalkalicoccus sp. CG83:
- a CDS encoding multicopper oxidase domain-containing protein: MREFTVHAIDVDIVYNAFGQHQPNGVMYVLEENREAACRASGCTPGEADVDTSVIEPLVIRANRGDIVEIEFHNDLDRQASMHQFGLPYEVNESDGMAVGYNDDTTVPPGESITYRWYADDQGTHFFSDNANPAIFSDPEERFDDNNLHTRGLFGAIVVESPDADWRDPETGEELRSGTKADIIEPDGVSHREFIVCYHDSIDVVNADGSEPTWPGTDTPQHIHAINYRAEPTSARLQDAAEETFYSSWVHGDPGGGDTVFPCYTGDPVKMVVVGAQVEENHVHHLHGHRWKTIPGETESDTIDSQTIGPASAWEARLTIAHGSGSISPDTEFDEAFEVGAGNGEDTGDYLFHCHMFPHYGEGMNAIMRVLDKERDDLQTLPNSDPPLDADSEIAGFPEFIPGEDGELPPKPPGSQEEGRDPTPEEAEALGDVVPGAPYDDPCDPEEYDPEVLGETREYTIVALPANVVYNDAGDHDPEGKVYVLEEDAEAVRNGEMNPEPLVIRANVGDCVEITLKNELERGKGVHPHFVDFDPLGSDSANVGYNYDQGTDPGEEMQYRWFANEEGTIFFHDHITGIPEAQNGLFAAIIIEPADSTWHDPHTGEEIRSGTQAIIDPADEPAFREFALLYHDFAPLRNRDGEFINQQVEHNQNAGLGAINYRTAPYFRRNDEGNDPAYVHSSRLHGDPPTPLLEAYSGDPIRLRVLQGPYEEQHNFGIHGLRGQPDGLQRAETTSQIIGPSEAFTFELLEADTRIDELPNPDGLPIWDHLYGSEIVQDLWEGMWGIFRLFGSEVDHLQALPDRNAPRGTISRKELEKMGHPAPFSDWTKRGHKDKLLYEEDDSRCYPPDRDERQNDSIGERPPESVEPGEPCPAGTPTRTYDVTAIQTEIEYNDYGDHDPHGIVFVLDEEVETVQNGENPEPLTIRANAGECIEINLTNALGDLDEDHAHPTFDIEPDADWQRSQRISLKPQNLLFDDQGSAGSAVGFNFDSTVAPGETRTYRWFADPAPTTNGEVDDGQQARSLGTAIISDFADVPSNRHHGAFGNLIIEPTGSAWLDPETGEPVRNGTRAIITNHDGEDFREFALMFTEGMFIVNDDEGVCPIPRVGLGEEGDDDIADVPCNQIGEQEDQGFQGINYRSEPFAHRFANDERQHKVYSSEVHGDPNTPLLRAYTDDPVMLRVSQPADRGNGISFHLAGHQWRRNNVPQARLVGTQSDISTGKAHELPLEGGADGVGDYIYQERKLGQYLEGGLWGIFRVRDGPADCEEPILPLPDRESEYEQEEGHRKAALD; encoded by the coding sequence GTGCGCGAGTTCACGGTGCACGCGATCGACGTGGATATCGTCTACAACGCCTTCGGCCAGCACCAGCCCAACGGCGTGATGTACGTCCTTGAGGAGAACAGGGAGGCTGCATGCCGTGCATCAGGGTGTACGCCCGGGGAAGCCGACGTCGACACATCAGTGATCGAACCGCTAGTCATTCGCGCCAACCGAGGCGATATCGTCGAGATCGAGTTCCACAACGACCTCGATCGCCAGGCGTCGATGCACCAGTTCGGTCTCCCCTACGAGGTCAACGAATCCGACGGGATGGCCGTCGGCTACAACGATGACACCACCGTCCCACCGGGTGAGTCGATCACCTATCGCTGGTACGCGGACGACCAAGGAACGCATTTCTTCAGCGATAACGCGAACCCTGCGATCTTCAGCGATCCCGAGGAACGGTTCGACGACAACAACCTCCATACGCGCGGGCTGTTCGGCGCGATCGTCGTCGAGTCGCCCGATGCCGACTGGCGGGATCCCGAAACCGGTGAGGAGCTGCGAAGCGGCACGAAGGCCGACATCATCGAGCCCGACGGCGTGAGTCACCGCGAGTTCATCGTCTGCTATCACGACTCGATCGACGTCGTCAATGCCGATGGTAGCGAGCCGACGTGGCCCGGAACCGATACCCCACAGCACATTCACGCGATCAACTACCGCGCGGAACCGACCAGCGCCCGTCTCCAGGACGCGGCGGAAGAAACCTTCTACAGCTCGTGGGTCCACGGCGATCCCGGCGGCGGCGATACCGTCTTTCCCTGCTATACCGGTGATCCCGTCAAGATGGTCGTCGTCGGCGCACAGGTCGAGGAGAACCACGTCCACCACCTCCACGGCCACCGCTGGAAGACGATCCCCGGTGAAACCGAGTCCGACACCATCGACTCCCAGACCATCGGCCCGGCATCGGCGTGGGAGGCCAGGCTCACCATCGCGCACGGATCCGGCTCCATCTCGCCGGATACCGAGTTCGACGAGGCCTTCGAAGTCGGGGCGGGCAACGGCGAGGACACGGGAGACTACCTGTTCCACTGCCATATGTTCCCCCACTACGGCGAGGGGATGAACGCGATCATGCGCGTACTCGATAAGGAACGCGACGATCTCCAGACGCTGCCCAACAGCGACCCGCCGCTCGACGCCGACTCGGAGATCGCGGGGTTCCCCGAGTTCATCCCCGGCGAGGACGGTGAACTCCCGCCCAAGCCACCGGGATCGCAGGAGGAGGGTCGTGATCCCACGCCCGAGGAGGCCGAGGCGCTCGGCGACGTCGTCCCCGGCGCCCCCTACGACGATCCCTGCGATCCCGAAGAGTACGATCCGGAGGTGCTCGGCGAGACCCGCGAGTACACGATCGTCGCGCTCCCGGCGAACGTCGTCTACAACGACGCTGGTGACCACGATCCCGAGGGGAAGGTGTACGTATTGGAGGAGGACGCCGAGGCGGTCCGCAACGGCGAGATGAACCCCGAGCCGTTGGTGATCCGCGCCAACGTCGGCGATTGCGTTGAGATCACCCTGAAAAACGAGCTCGAACGCGGGAAGGGAGTCCACCCCCACTTCGTCGATTTCGACCCGCTGGGATCGGACTCGGCGAACGTCGGCTACAACTACGATCAGGGTACCGACCCTGGCGAGGAGATGCAGTACCGTTGGTTCGCCAACGAGGAAGGGACGATCTTCTTCCACGACCACATCACCGGAATTCCGGAAGCCCAGAACGGGCTGTTCGCGGCGATCATCATCGAACCCGCCGACTCGACGTGGCACGATCCCCACACGGGTGAGGAGATCCGAAGCGGCACGCAAGCGATCATCGATCCCGCAGACGAGCCCGCGTTCCGCGAGTTCGCGCTGCTCTATCACGACTTCGCGCCGCTCCGGAACCGCGACGGCGAGTTCATCAACCAGCAGGTAGAACACAACCAGAACGCGGGCTTGGGCGCGATCAACTACCGGACCGCTCCCTATTTCCGCCGTAACGACGAGGGGAACGATCCGGCGTACGTCCACAGCTCGCGGCTGCACGGCGACCCGCCCACGCCGCTACTGGAGGCGTATTCCGGTGATCCAATCCGGCTTCGGGTGCTCCAGGGTCCCTACGAGGAGCAGCACAACTTCGGGATTCACGGCCTCCGTGGCCAGCCCGACGGGCTTCAACGCGCCGAAACGACCTCCCAGATCATCGGTCCCTCGGAAGCGTTCACCTTCGAACTCCTCGAGGCGGACACCAGGATCGACGAACTTCCGAACCCCGATGGCCTGCCGATCTGGGATCACCTCTATGGCTCGGAGATCGTTCAGGACCTCTGGGAGGGGATGTGGGGGATCTTCCGGCTGTTCGGAAGCGAGGTCGACCATCTCCAGGCGCTTCCGGATCGAAACGCCCCCCGCGGGACGATTAGCCGAAAGGAGCTCGAGAAGATGGGCCATCCCGCCCCGTTCTCGGACTGGACCAAGCGGGGCCACAAGGACAAGCTGCTCTACGAGGAGGACGACAGTCGGTGCTACCCGCCGGACAGGGACGAACGCCAGAACGACAGTATCGGCGAACGTCCGCCCGAGTCCGTCGAACCGGGCGAGCCCTGTCCCGCGGGGACGCCCACACGGACGTACGACGTCACCGCCATTCAAACGGAGATCGAGTACAACGACTACGGCGATCACGACCCCCACGGCATCGTCTTCGTGCTCGACGAGGAGGTCGAGACGGTGCAGAACGGCGAGAACCCCGAACCGCTGACGATTCGGGCCAACGCCGGCGAGTGCATCGAGATCAATCTCACTAACGCGCTGGGCGACCTCGATGAGGATCACGCCCATCCGACGTTCGACATCGAACCCGACGCCGACTGGCAGCGCTCCCAGCGCATCTCGCTGAAGCCCCAGAACCTCCTGTTCGACGACCAGGGGTCGGCCGGATCGGCGGTCGGGTTCAATTTCGATTCGACGGTCGCGCCCGGCGAAACGCGGACCTATCGGTGGTTCGCGGATCCCGCACCGACGACCAATGGCGAGGTAGACGACGGCCAGCAGGCGCGCTCGCTCGGAACGGCGATAATCTCGGACTTCGCGGACGTGCCCAGCAACCGCCACCACGGCGCGTTCGGCAACCTGATCATCGAACCGACGGGATCGGCGTGGCTCGATCCCGAGACGGGCGAACCAGTGCGAAACGGAACTCGAGCGATAATCACAAACCATGATGGTGAGGACTTCCGGGAGTTCGCGCTGATGTTCACGGAGGGCATGTTCATCGTCAACGATGACGAGGGCGTTTGTCCGATTCCGCGTGTTGGACTCGGCGAAGAGGGAGACGATGACATCGCGGACGTGCCCTGCAACCAGATCGGCGAGCAGGAGGATCAGGGGTTCCAAGGGATCAACTACCGCTCGGAGCCGTTCGCCCACCGGTTCGCGAACGACGAACGCCAGCACAAGGTCTACAGCTCGGAGGTACACGGCGATCCGAACACACCGCTGCTGCGCGCCTACACGGACGACCCGGTGATGCTTCGCGTGAGCCAGCCTGCAGACCGGGGTAACGGAATCTCGTTCCACCTGGCGGGCCACCAGTGGCGACGTAACAACGTCCCGCAGGCGCGACTGGTCGGTACGCAATCCGACATCTCGACAGGGAAGGCTCACGAACTCCCCTTGGAGGGCGGTGCGGACGGAGTCGGCGACTACATCTATCAGGAACGGAAGCTGGGACAGTACCTCGAGGGGGGACTCTGGGGAATCTTTCGGGTTCGGGACGGGCCGGCCGACTGCGAGGAGCCGATCCTTCCGCTTCCCGACCGAGAGAGCGAGTACGAACAGGAGGAGGGCCACCGGAAGGCGGCTCTCGACTGA
- a CDS encoding prenyltransferase: MNRAAYLLKLSRPRFWIYLAGPVLVGAVFGASSPLDLLSAPILALFAFFLLPANVLIYGVNDVFDADVDRANPKKDDREARYTGQRSVVVAVVASGLLGLALVPLLPAGALVWIAAFYTLGIGYSTPPARFKTTPVLDSISNGLYFTPGAAAYVALAGSQPPALAVVGAWFWTMGMHTFSAIPDIEPDREAGIRTTATVLGERRTYAYCLACWALAALAFGALDVRLGALFLVYPALVAAIATATVDVSRAYWWFPAINSVVGALFTMGGLWTLVYG; the protein is encoded by the coding sequence ATGAACCGGGCGGCGTACCTGCTGAAGCTCTCGCGTCCACGCTTCTGGATCTACCTGGCCGGGCCGGTGCTCGTCGGGGCGGTCTTCGGCGCCTCCTCCCCCCTCGATCTGCTCTCGGCGCCGATCCTCGCCCTGTTCGCCTTCTTCCTCCTGCCGGCGAACGTCCTGATCTATGGCGTCAACGACGTCTTCGACGCCGACGTCGACCGGGCGAACCCGAAGAAGGACGATCGCGAGGCGAGATATACGGGTCAACGGTCCGTCGTGGTCGCGGTCGTCGCGAGCGGCCTGCTCGGCCTCGCGCTCGTCCCGTTGCTCCCGGCGGGCGCGCTGGTCTGGATCGCCGCGTTCTACACGTTGGGGATCGGCTACAGCACCCCACCAGCCCGCTTCAAGACCACTCCCGTGCTCGACTCGATCTCCAACGGGCTCTACTTCACCCCGGGTGCGGCGGCCTACGTCGCCCTCGCAGGGAGCCAGCCGCCGGCCCTCGCCGTCGTCGGCGCGTGGTTCTGGACGATGGGGATGCACACCTTCTCCGCGATCCCCGACATCGAGCCCGACCGCGAGGCGGGGATCCGCACGACCGCCACGGTGCTCGGCGAACGCCGGACCTACGCCTACTGTCTCGCGTGCTGGGCGCTCGCGGCGCTCGCGTTCGGCGCGCTCGACGTTCGGCTGGGCGCACTCTTCCTGGTGTATCCGGCGCTCGTCGCCGCGATCGCCACCGCGACTGTCGACGTCTCGCGCGCATATTGGTGGTTCCCCGCGATCAACTCCGTCGTCGGCGCGCTGTTCACCATGGGCGGGCTCTGGACGCTGGTCTACGGCTAG
- a CDS encoding alpha/beta fold hydrolase codes for MAKTRSSDTSTELETVTSADGTAIAFERTGSGPPLVLVHGGACDHRFWDLSDVRSTFAERYTVYAMDYRGVGGSGDDAAAYELEREFEDVAAVVESIDEPVTLLGHSSGALLSLEAALRTDDLHELVLYEPPIPVGDHELYDEDVLAEMKRLLDDGENERVLVLFLREIAQSTPEEIDAQRSAPDWQDLVDAAHVWPRSVQAIGEYEFDAARFTEMTTRTLLLSGSESPPFLRDATMAVHDALPNSRLVTLDGHGHEAMLTAPERFVAEVLTFVSGPK; via the coding sequence ATGGCCAAAACGAGATCATCAGACACGAGTACGGAACTAGAGACGGTCACGTCCGCTGACGGCACGGCGATCGCGTTCGAGAGAACGGGAAGCGGGCCACCGCTCGTCCTCGTCCACGGGGGTGCCTGTGACCACAGGTTCTGGGACCTCTCGGACGTCCGTTCCACGTTCGCAGAACGGTACACGGTGTACGCGATGGATTATCGTGGCGTCGGCGGGAGCGGCGATGACGCCGCCGCGTACGAACTGGAACGGGAGTTCGAGGACGTGGCCGCGGTCGTCGAGTCGATCGACGAGCCGGTGACGCTGCTCGGACATTCCTCCGGGGCACTCTTGTCCCTGGAGGCGGCGCTGCGGACCGACGATCTACACGAACTCGTCCTGTACGAACCCCCGATTCCGGTCGGCGACCACGAACTCTACGACGAGGACGTACTCGCCGAAATGAAGCGGCTGCTGGACGACGGCGAGAACGAACGGGTCCTCGTGCTGTTTCTACGAGAGATAGCCCAATCAACGCCGGAGGAGATCGACGCGCAACGCTCGGCGCCGGACTGGCAGGACCTCGTGGACGCGGCCCACGTCTGGCCCCGCAGCGTGCAGGCGATCGGCGAGTACGAGTTCGACGCTGCACGATTCACGGAGATGACGACGCGGACCTTGTTGTTGTCCGGAAGCGAGAGTCCTCCCTTCTTGAGAGATGCGACAATGGCGGTCCACGATGCACTTCCGAACAGCCGGCTCGTCACCCTCGATGGACACGGACACGAGGCGATGCTCACCGCGCCGGAACGCTTCGTCGCCGAGGTACTCACGTTCGTCAGTGGGCCGAAGTAA
- the ppc gene encoding phosphoenolpyruvate carboxylase, translated as MDDELHNRSVNQDVRELGAMVGDTIHAQASRNDFETVETLRTASIAYRDGEADSREGLHQILDRLTPERESIVARGFTTYFELINLAEERERVRSIRSASQERTLGDSLEVAAEALAEEDRHTAERILEDVLIEPTFTAHPTEARRKTVKSKLRSVALDLETLDERTLTRKETGHIERNIESEVVSLWQTPQVRYRRPGPSDEARNVQWYLENTIFDVVGEVYDEFETALEEAGHSIDVPKLFEFRSWAGSDRDGNPYVTPEVTAETLERQRRVVLDRYRDALKRLSGVLSQDGSRISVGEAFEKSLAADRERLPEVARVTEERYPREPYRQKLKLMRERINRIDDVRPGGYEDPDEFRADLDVIAESARNNGAESVVSAHVDPLRRQVDTFGFSLASLDLRDHQKNHTEAVAEALALEGIDYRELSEEERAETLTEAILQDERVIDPGTLYRDEEAELSETARTVLELFARLADWQAEYGDDAIDTYAISMTEEPSHVLEVLFLAEQAGVIALPDHAGIDVVPLLETEYALSGARRIMGELFENPAYSRALEARGNTQEIMLGYSDSNKENGFLAANWSLYHNQRRLAEITDDFDVTMRLFHGRGGSISRGGGPMNEALLALPNESVSGQVKFTEQGEAIAEKYANPRIAERNVEQMVNAQVRSRRKAIHEPEEAVEEEWVEAMGTMADAAREEYRDLLESEGFVRYFEQATPITVIEELNLGSRPASRSGQRTVEDLRAIPWVFSWTQSRCIITGWYALASGIDAYLEEGDVETLQEMYDEWPFFRTTLDNAGLALARTEMEIAAEYAGLAEASLRETFFPRLNDEYDRAVELVTEITGREGLVRREWLEESLERRNPYVDPLNLLQTHLLGQTHRTDAEERTLRLTVKGIAAGMKNTG; from the coding sequence GCGAGAACGGGTACGATCGATCCGAAGCGCCTCCCAGGAACGGACCCTCGGCGACAGCCTCGAGGTCGCTGCGGAAGCGCTCGCCGAGGAGGACCGCCACACCGCGGAGCGGATCCTCGAGGACGTTCTCATCGAGCCGACGTTCACCGCCCACCCCACCGAGGCCCGCCGAAAGACCGTCAAGTCGAAGCTTCGCTCGGTCGCGCTCGACCTGGAGACGCTCGACGAGCGGACGCTCACGAGAAAGGAGACCGGCCACATCGAGCGAAACATCGAGAGCGAGGTCGTCAGCCTCTGGCAGACGCCACAGGTCAGGTATCGCCGACCCGGGCCGTCCGATGAGGCGCGAAACGTTCAGTGGTACCTCGAGAACACTATCTTCGACGTCGTCGGCGAGGTCTACGACGAGTTCGAGACCGCGCTCGAGGAGGCGGGCCACTCGATCGACGTCCCCAAGCTGTTCGAGTTCCGCTCGTGGGCCGGCTCGGACCGCGACGGCAACCCCTACGTCACCCCCGAGGTCACCGCGGAGACGCTCGAGCGCCAGCGTCGCGTCGTCCTCGATCGCTACCGGGACGCGCTCAAGCGCCTCTCGGGCGTGCTCAGCCAGGACGGCAGCCGAATCAGCGTGGGAGAGGCCTTCGAGAAGTCGCTCGCCGCCGACCGCGAACGCCTACCCGAGGTCGCCCGCGTGACCGAGGAGCGCTACCCGCGCGAGCCCTACCGCCAGAAGCTGAAACTGATGCGCGAGCGGATCAACCGGATCGACGACGTCCGCCCCGGCGGCTACGAGGACCCCGACGAGTTCCGCGCCGACCTCGACGTCATCGCCGAAAGCGCCCGGAACAACGGCGCCGAGAGCGTCGTCTCGGCCCACGTCGACCCGTTGCGCCGACAGGTCGACACGTTCGGCTTCTCGCTCGCGAGCCTCGACCTGCGCGACCACCAGAAGAACCACACCGAGGCGGTCGCGGAAGCGCTCGCGCTCGAGGGGATCGACTACCGCGAACTCTCGGAGGAGGAGCGCGCCGAGACGCTCACCGAGGCGATCCTGCAGGACGAACGGGTGATCGACCCCGGTACGCTGTATCGCGACGAGGAGGCGGAGCTCTCGGAGACCGCCCGGACGGTGCTCGAACTGTTCGCCCGGCTCGCCGACTGGCAGGCCGAGTACGGCGACGATGCCATCGACACCTACGCCATCTCGATGACCGAGGAGCCGAGCCACGTCCTCGAGGTGCTCTTCCTCGCCGAACAGGCCGGCGTCATCGCGCTGCCGGATCACGCCGGGATCGACGTCGTCCCCCTGCTCGAAACCGAGTACGCCCTCTCGGGCGCTCGCCGAATCATGGGCGAGCTGTTCGAGAACCCCGCCTACAGCCGGGCGCTCGAGGCCCGCGGCAACACCCAGGAGATCATGCTCGGCTACTCCGACTCGAACAAGGAGAACGGCTTCCTGGCGGCGAACTGGTCGCTCTATCACAACCAGCGCCGCCTCGCCGAGATCACCGACGACTTCGACGTGACGATGCGGCTGTTTCACGGTCGCGGCGGTTCGATCTCGCGGGGAGGCGGGCCGATGAACGAGGCGCTGCTCGCGCTGCCCAACGAGTCCGTCTCGGGACAGGTGAAGTTCACCGAACAGGGCGAGGCGATCGCCGAGAAGTACGCAAACCCCCGGATCGCCGAGCGGAACGTCGAGCAGATGGTCAACGCGCAGGTCCGCTCGCGTCGGAAGGCGATCCACGAGCCCGAGGAGGCGGTCGAGGAGGAGTGGGTCGAGGCGATGGGAACGATGGCCGACGCCGCCCGCGAGGAGTACCGCGACCTGCTCGAGAGCGAGGGTTTCGTCCGCTACTTCGAGCAGGCGACGCCGATCACGGTGATCGAGGAGCTCAACCTCGGCTCGCGACCCGCCTCGCGCAGCGGCCAACGGACCGTCGAGGACTTGCGAGCGATCCCGTGGGTGTTCTCGTGGACCCAGTCACGGTGCATCATCACGGGCTGGTACGCGCTCGCATCGGGGATCGACGCCTACCTCGAGGAGGGAGACGTCGAGACGCTCCAAGAGATGTACGACGAGTGGCCCTTCTTCCGGACCACGCTGGACAACGCCGGGCTCGCGCTCGCGCGAACGGAGATGGAGATCGCCGCCGAGTACGCCGGGCTCGCGGAGGCCTCGCTGCGCGAGACGTTCTTCCCCCGCCTCAACGACGAGTACGACCGGGCGGTCGAGCTCGTGACCGAGATCACCGGCCGCGAGGGGTTGGTCCGCCGGGAGTGGCTCGAGGAGAGCCTCGAGCGGCGAAACCCCTACGTGGATCCGCTGAACCTGTTGCAGACCCACCTCCTGGGACAGACCCATCGGACCGACGCCGAGGAGCGGACCCTCCGACTCACGGTCAAGGGAATCGCCGCCGGGATGAAGAACACGGGGTGA
- a CDS encoding YkgJ family cysteine cluster protein encodes MKRVEVHPGREAIVEFDPGLTFECVDDCTWCCQHGVLLYEEDFANLADYADLAETTTSFRGEEFVRREGKDREEHVDEDGAACYFLRDDGLCALHAEHGWKPTRCSIFPLAVRKRDGDLRVDVRESAREHCEGLDVSERRLIDNLEAFLPELLWELDDPDTRREL; translated from the coding sequence GTGAAGCGCGTCGAGGTCCACCCCGGTCGCGAGGCGATCGTCGAGTTCGATCCCGGCCTTACCTTCGAATGCGTCGACGACTGCACCTGGTGCTGCCAGCACGGCGTGTTGCTCTACGAGGAGGACTTCGCGAACCTCGCCGACTACGCCGACCTCGCGGAGACGACCACATCCTTTCGCGGCGAGGAGTTCGTCCGCCGCGAGGGGAAGGATCGGGAGGAGCACGTCGACGAGGACGGCGCGGCCTGCTACTTCCTCCGCGATGACGGACTCTGTGCACTACACGCGGAACACGGCTGGAAACCGACCCGGTGTTCGATCTTCCCGCTCGCGGTGCGGAAACGCGACGGCGATCTCCGCGTCGACGTTCGCGAGAGCGCCCGCGAACACTGCGAGGGACTCGACGTGAGCGAACGCCGGCTGATCGACAACCTCGAGGCCTTCCTCCCCGAACTGCTCTGGGAGCTCGACGACCCCGACACCCGCCGGGAGCTGTGA
- the cruF gene encoding bisanhydrobacterioruberin hydratase, whose protein sequence is MSETVVALPTRRRVESTLERVVENNRFTIAVTFPLVGVAMLIAGREGLLPPEFAMHPYLLIGANLVMVSPLVAGIAPLVDRRALSGLAFLALFTWAIETAGVLTGLPYGEFSYGIALGPMLLDLVPLGLPVFYFPILLNSYLLALLFLRTRSLPRRFGLTLALVLTLDLILDPGAVALGFWAWVDPGPYYGVPAINYLGWLLSGSVAIAILQLSFDHGAMLKRLDSCGFFLDDLVSFLVLWGLVNAYFGNWIPVALAVGLVVTLVRSDWFDFDVL, encoded by the coding sequence ATGAGTGAGACCGTCGTCGCTCTCCCGACCCGTCGTCGGGTCGAGTCCACCCTCGAACGGGTCGTCGAGAACAACCGGTTCACGATCGCCGTCACCTTCCCGCTCGTGGGGGTAGCGATGCTGATCGCCGGACGGGAAGGGTTGCTCCCTCCCGAGTTCGCGATGCATCCCTACCTGTTGATCGGCGCGAACCTCGTGATGGTCTCGCCGCTGGTGGCGGGGATCGCCCCCCTCGTCGACCGGCGTGCGCTCTCGGGGCTCGCGTTCCTCGCGTTGTTCACCTGGGCGATCGAGACGGCGGGCGTGCTCACCGGACTGCCCTACGGCGAGTTCTCCTACGGGATCGCGCTCGGGCCGATGCTGTTGGATCTCGTGCCGCTCGGTCTGCCCGTCTTCTACTTCCCGATCCTGCTCAACAGCTACCTGCTCGCGCTGCTCTTCCTCCGGACTCGCTCCCTCCCGCGGCGTTTCGGGCTCACGCTGGCGCTCGTGCTGACGCTGGATCTGATCCTCGATCCCGGCGCGGTCGCGCTCGGCTTCTGGGCGTGGGTCGACCCCGGTCCGTACTACGGCGTACCCGCGATCAACTACCTCGGCTGGCTGCTCAGCGGATCGGTCGCCATCGCGATCCTCCAGCTCTCGTTCGACCACGGGGCGATGCTGAAACGTCTCGACTCCTGTGGCTTCTTCCTCGATGACCTGGTGAGCTTCCTCGTCCTGTGGGGACTCGTGAACGCCTACTTCGGGAACTGGATCCCCGTCGCGCTGGCGGTCGGACTCGTGGTCACGTTGGTGCGTAGCGACTGGTTCGACTTCGACGTGCTCTGA
- a CDS encoding phytoene desaturase family protein, whose product MKLSEQSVAVIGSGFGGLSTACYLADAGADVHVLEKNESLGGRASRLESDGFRFDMGPSWYLMPDVFERFFDEFGRSPDDYYGTERLDPHYRIFFKGNEGPRPSRSTEDIEARPDGDRVDVSSDLESTKETFEAYEDGAGEALERYLEKSELNYEVGMEHFVYEDRPRFRDWVDLDVLRNARGLSLIGSMQDHVEDYFEHPKLQQIMQYTLVFLGGSPNNTPALYNLMSHVDFNLGVYYPEGGIGGVVDGIAELGEELGVTYHTDQPVEAIEGRAGGFKVEARDTFLPDLVVSDADYAHTELDLLPSEKRQYSEEYWESRTYAPSAFLLYLGVEGDVDPLAHHTLVLPPDWEEHFSQIFDEPEWPEDPAYYLCVPSETDDEVAPEGHSNLFALVPVAPGLEDTPEIRERYRDLVLDDVAEHTDVELRDRIVFEERFTIDDFAERYNSMHGSALGLAHTLDQTAVFRPPHRSKAVDGLYFTGSYTTPGIGVPMCLISGQLTAEAVMQDHRPQE is encoded by the coding sequence ATGAAGCTGTCCGAGCAGTCGGTCGCGGTGATCGGGAGCGGGTTCGGCGGACTCTCGACGGCGTGCTACCTCGCGGACGCCGGCGCGGACGTCCACGTCCTCGAGAAGAACGAGTCGCTCGGCGGCCGTGCCTCTCGTCTCGAGTCCGACGGCTTCAGATTCGACATGGGGCCGTCGTGGTATCTGATGCCCGACGTCTTCGAGCGGTTCTTCGACGAGTTCGGACGCTCGCCCGACGACTACTACGGCACCGAACGACTCGATCCTCACTACCGGATCTTCTTCAAAGGTAACGAGGGCCCACGACCCTCGCGTTCGACCGAGGACATCGAGGCGCGGCCCGACGGCGACCGGGTCGACGTCTCGTCGGACCTCGAGTCGACGAAGGAGACGTTCGAGGCTTACGAGGACGGGGCCGGCGAGGCCCTCGAGCGCTACCTGGAGAAGAGCGAACTCAACTACGAGGTCGGCATGGAGCACTTCGTCTACGAGGACCGCCCCCGGTTCCGAGACTGGGTCGACCTCGACGTGCTCCGCAACGCCCGCGGGCTCTCACTGATCGGCTCGATGCAGGACCACGTCGAGGACTACTTCGAACACCCGAAGCTCCAGCAGATCATGCAGTACACGCTGGTGTTCCTGGGAGGGTCGCCGAACAACACCCCCGCGCTCTACAACCTGATGAGCCACGTCGACTTCAACCTCGGCGTCTACTACCCCGAAGGAGGTATCGGCGGCGTGGTCGACGGCATCGCCGAACTCGGCGAGGAGCTCGGCGTGACCTACCATACGGACCAGCCCGTCGAGGCCATCGAGGGTCGCGCGGGCGGGTTCAAAGTCGAGGCCCGCGATACGTTCCTTCCGGATCTGGTCGTCTCGGACGCGGATTACGCCCACACCGAACTCGATCTCCTACCGTCCGAGAAACGACAGTACAGCGAGGAGTACTGGGAGTCGCGCACCTACGCCCCCTCCGCCTTTCTCCTCTACCTCGGCGTCGAGGGCGACGTCGACCCGCTCGCCCACCACACGCTCGTTCTCCCGCCGGACTGGGAGGAGCACTTCTCGCAGATCTTCGACGAGCCCGAGTGGCCCGAGGATCCCGCCTACTACCTGTGTGTGCCGAGCGAGACCGACGACGAGGTGGCTCCCGAGGGCCACAGCAACCTGTTCGCACTCGTCCCGGTCGCACCCGGCCTCGAGGACACCCCCGAGATCCGCGAGCGCTACCGCGACCTCGTTCTCGACGACGTCGCCGAACACACGGACGTCGAACTCAGGGATCGGATCGTCTTCGAGGAACGCTTCACGATCGACGACTTCGCCGAACGCTACAACAGCATGCACGGCAGCGCGCTAGGACTCGCTCACACGCTGGATCAGACCGCCGTGTTCCGCCCGCCGCACCGCTCGAAGGCGGTCGACGGGCTCTACTTCACCGGCTCGTACACCACGCCGGGGATCGGGGTGCCGATGTGCCTGATCAGCGGCCAACTGACCGCCGAGGCGGTCATGCAAGACCACCGACCGCAGGAATGA